In the Pseudomonas sp. ADAK2 genome, one interval contains:
- a CDS encoding FecR domain-containing protein produces MPRPSPNSISHASLEQAAQWYVQLHDQQTGEQDRERWQAWLAQSGEHQQAWGYVERVGQRFATLQDDQQHAAGQVLRNTARSPISRRQTVKSLLILASGSLLGWGAWRQTSLPDTLGRWTADLATGTGETRESLLSDGSRIWLNALSALNVRFDGAQRLLLLRCGEVLIDTAKDSRRPFLVQTEQGQMRALGTRFSVRQEEQRTLLNVYEGAVEVRTVHGQVQIVDAGQQLAFTEHHTPAATPAAAGREAWRRGVLLADNLPLGQLIEELGRYRPGHLACDPAIAGLPVMGSFPLKDTDQALRLLEAALPIRVQKTMSWWVSVGPRA; encoded by the coding sequence ATGCCCCGCCCTTCCCCGAACAGCATCAGCCACGCCAGCCTCGAACAGGCGGCGCAATGGTATGTGCAACTGCACGATCAACAGACCGGCGAACAGGACCGCGAACGCTGGCAAGCCTGGCTGGCGCAAAGCGGCGAACACCAGCAAGCCTGGGGCTACGTGGAGCGCGTCGGCCAACGCTTCGCGACCCTGCAAGATGACCAGCAACACGCCGCCGGGCAGGTGTTGCGCAACACCGCTCGCTCACCGATCAGCCGCCGCCAAACGGTCAAGAGCTTGCTTATCCTGGCGTCGGGCAGCCTGTTGGGCTGGGGCGCCTGGCGCCAGACTTCGCTCCCGGACACGCTGGGCCGCTGGACCGCCGACCTCGCCACCGGCACCGGCGAAACCCGGGAAAGCCTGCTCAGCGATGGCAGCCGGATCTGGCTCAATGCCCTGAGCGCGCTCAACGTACGCTTCGACGGCGCGCAACGCCTGTTGCTACTGCGTTGCGGAGAAGTGTTGATCGACACCGCCAAGGACAGTCGTCGACCGTTCCTGGTGCAGACCGAGCAAGGCCAGATGCGTGCGCTGGGTACGCGCTTCAGCGTGCGTCAGGAAGAACAGCGCACGTTGCTCAACGTCTACGAAGGCGCGGTCGAAGTCCGCACCGTGCACGGTCAGGTGCAGATCGTCGACGCCGGGCAACAACTGGCCTTCACCGAACACCACACGCCTGCGGCCACACCTGCTGCGGCCGGGCGCGAAGCCTGGCGTCGCGGGGTGTTGCTGGCGGACAACCTGCCGCTGGGGCAGTTGATCGAGGAATTGGGGCGCTATCGACCGGGGCATCTGGCGTGCGATCCGGCCATTGCCGGGCTGCCGGTGATGGGCTCGTTCCCGCTCAAGGACACCGATCAGGCCTTGCGCCTGCTGGAAGCGGCGTTGCCGATCCGGGTGCAAAAGACCATGAGCTGGTGGGTCAGCGTCGGCCCGAGGGCATGA
- a CDS encoding XAC2610-related protein, whose product MVAPRLLAVACLLASAGASAAPLTYHLTDPAQKYAIEVLFPQPPAQSFEGAPAQITLRDKSSGQVLQRIDSPAAFAVYKPGSQELEINQAPAYGDQSALFFDDFNFDGQQDLAVRNGSEGGYGGPSYDIYLSDPASLTLVFSPAFSSLTRDEQLGMFGVDPVAKRLDTRSKQGCCWHQSATWKIENNEPVMVSEKIEAMQMPTQAKPYMPMGYLDVTERELKDGQWIEHQSLAGPYAEPPLTFRGTLNDKIAFELWWQIQGEVYIGEVRYGKTGSGKPIRLVGDYVYGRGVLLHELDDDGQITGDWTLKGEPDEQGNYTGTWRSPKRTFNTNMRLAEFKIAPQKLEGVASNQREGDYRMTHFVERIISQLSVKILPGIDDGPETVDITIDYAQLKDPPSEIHYQSALLAGNLAIVLDAQGGPVLRLQLLNGAAVVTGYGEYRKYGGSYVKIP is encoded by the coding sequence ATGGTTGCCCCTCGTTTATTGGCTGTCGCCTGCCTGCTCGCCAGCGCCGGCGCGAGTGCCGCGCCGCTGACTTATCACCTCACCGATCCCGCGCAGAAATATGCCATCGAGGTGCTGTTCCCGCAGCCTCCCGCCCAGAGCTTCGAAGGCGCGCCGGCGCAGATCACCTTGCGCGACAAGAGCAGTGGCCAGGTGTTGCAGCGCATCGACTCACCGGCGGCGTTTGCCGTCTACAAACCCGGCAGCCAGGAACTGGAAATCAACCAGGCCCCGGCCTATGGCGATCAAAGCGCGTTGTTCTTCGATGATTTCAATTTCGATGGGCAGCAGGATCTGGCCGTACGCAACGGTAGCGAGGGCGGTTATGGCGGTCCTTCCTATGACATCTACCTGTCTGATCCAGCGAGCCTGACGCTGGTCTTCAGCCCGGCGTTCTCCTCCCTGACCCGCGATGAGCAATTGGGCATGTTCGGCGTTGATCCGGTGGCCAAGCGCTTGGACACCCGTTCGAAACAAGGCTGCTGCTGGCATCAAAGCGCGACGTGGAAGATCGAGAACAATGAGCCGGTGATGGTCAGCGAAAAGATCGAAGCGATGCAGATGCCGACGCAAGCAAAGCCCTACATGCCTATGGGCTACCTGGACGTCACCGAACGCGAGCTCAAGGATGGCCAGTGGATCGAACACCAGTCACTGGCGGGCCCCTACGCCGAGCCACCGTTGACGTTTCGCGGCACCCTTAACGACAAGATCGCGTTCGAACTCTGGTGGCAAATCCAGGGCGAGGTATACATCGGTGAAGTGCGTTACGGCAAAACCGGCAGCGGCAAACCGATCCGGCTGGTCGGCGATTACGTTTATGGTCGCGGTGTGTTGCTGCATGAACTGGACGATGACGGGCAGATCACCGGCGACTGGACCCTGAAAGGCGAACCGGACGAACAGGGCAACTACACCGGCACCTGGCGCAGCCCCAAGCGCACGTTCAACACCAACATGCGTCTTGCCGAATTCAAGATTGCGCCGCAGAAACTTGAAGGGGTGGCCAGCAATCAGCGTGAAGGTGACTACCGGATGACCCATTTCGTAGAGCGAATAATCAGCCAGCTGTCGGTGAAGATACTGCCGGGCATCGATGATGGGCCGGAGACTGTCGATATCACTATCGACTACGCCCAGCTCAAGGATCCACCGAGCGAAATCCATTACCAGTCGGCGTTGCTGGCGGGCAATCTGGCCATCGTGCTGGACGCCCAGGGTGGACCGGTCTTGCGCTTGCAGTTGCTCAACGGCGCGGCAGTCGTGACGGGTTACGGCGAGTACCGCAAATACGGCGGCAGCTACGTAAAAATCCCCTGA
- a CDS encoding TonB-dependent siderophore receptor, translating to MIRNARSLALALAVSLAPGIAPAANEQPASQKRHYAIAAGSLVSVLNRFAEQAGIFLAGHNDLAGGKRSPGLEGDFTEQQALQRLLQGSGLQAQAQAGGGYILQAVPEGLLELDTTTIAALGLGAITEDTHSYTTGSTSSATGLALSLRDTPQSVTVITRQQMDDQGGTSIADVLRRAPGISVQNYDSERWEFSSRGLPITNFQYDGVNTDYDGVYDYGTTSTDMATFDRVEIIKGATGLMTGSGDPSASVNLIRKRPTKAFKASVSGSVGSWDSYRSEGDIAGPLTDSGNVRGRFVGVHQERSAHADHYQNTRDIAYGILEADLTPDTLLTVGIDQQNTRSRGASWTGFPMFNSDGSRTNFSRSFNPATDWSRRDFSNQTLFASLEQQLANDWTLKVSYDRKHRRHDTFLGSASGGNPDPVSGDGMFMYMGKFKGDEVQDNLDVNFSGPFSLLGREHELIAGFMAMNTRQDIPVYGSVYPALEGSIFDWRGEFPKPDIPQVGRDDIVQRQTGAYLATRLRPTDDLSVILGGRVSDFKGSDHLDYTDTDTPDTRDRYRQSGVITPYAGLVYDLDDTYSLYTSYTNIYQPQMSKDANRQLLDPVEGDAYEAGLKAEYFGGRLNARFALFRIEQDNLAEYVSGVDTESVYRAVQGATTKGFEVEVAGEVLDGWKLSAGYTYNHTRDAQGDDVYGSVLKTTAPAQVVRVFSTYRLPGAWDDLTVGGGVNWQSEFFGNVFQPDPSGSGQNARITQDSYYLVDVMARYRFNEHLSTLLNVKNLFDKTYYTGLGNFGTGFYGEPRSVQLTTKWDF from the coding sequence ATGATTCGCAACGCCCGTTCGTTGGCGCTCGCGCTGGCGGTGAGTCTTGCGCCAGGCATCGCTCCGGCTGCCAATGAACAGCCCGCCAGTCAGAAGCGTCATTACGCGATTGCCGCCGGCTCGCTGGTCAGCGTGCTCAACCGCTTCGCCGAACAGGCCGGGATTTTCCTCGCCGGCCACAACGACCTGGCGGGCGGCAAACGCAGTCCAGGCTTGGAGGGCGACTTCACCGAACAGCAAGCCTTGCAGCGCCTGTTGCAAGGCAGCGGCCTGCAAGCTCAAGCCCAGGCCGGTGGCGGTTATATCCTGCAAGCCGTGCCCGAAGGTTTGCTGGAACTCGATACCACCACTATCGCGGCGCTTGGCTTGGGAGCCATCACCGAAGACACCCACAGCTACACCACCGGCTCGACCTCCTCGGCCACCGGCCTGGCGCTGTCCTTGCGCGACACCCCGCAATCAGTAACGGTCATCACCCGCCAGCAAATGGACGATCAGGGCGGCACCAGCATCGCTGACGTGCTGCGCCGCGCCCCCGGCATCAGCGTGCAGAACTACGACAGCGAGCGCTGGGAGTTTTCCAGCCGGGGCCTGCCGATCACCAATTTCCAGTACGACGGGGTCAATACCGACTACGACGGCGTCTACGATTACGGCACCACCAGCACCGACATGGCGACCTTCGACCGCGTTGAAATCATCAAGGGCGCGACTGGGCTGATGACCGGCTCGGGGGACCCATCGGCCAGCGTCAACCTGATCCGCAAGCGCCCGACCAAGGCCTTCAAGGCCTCGGTCAGTGGTAGCGTCGGTTCGTGGGACAGTTACCGCAGCGAGGGCGACATCGCCGGTCCGCTGACGGACAGCGGCAACGTGCGCGGACGTTTCGTCGGGGTCCATCAGGAGCGCAGTGCCCACGCCGATCACTATCAAAACACCCGGGACATCGCCTACGGCATCCTCGAAGCCGACCTGACCCCGGACACCTTGCTCACCGTCGGTATCGACCAGCAAAACACCCGCTCCCGTGGCGCCAGCTGGACCGGTTTCCCGATGTTCAACAGCGACGGCTCACGGACGAATTTCTCGCGTTCGTTCAACCCGGCCACTGACTGGAGCCGCCGGGATTTCAGCAACCAGACGCTATTCGCTTCGCTGGAACAGCAACTGGCCAACGACTGGACACTCAAGGTCAGCTACGACCGCAAACACCGCCGACACGACACCTTTCTCGGCTCGGCCAGCGGTGGCAACCCGGACCCGGTCAGTGGCGACGGCATGTTCATGTACATGGGCAAATTCAAGGGTGACGAGGTGCAGGACAACCTCGACGTCAATTTCAGCGGCCCGTTCAGCCTGCTTGGGCGCGAACACGAGTTGATCGCCGGGTTCATGGCGATGAACACCCGCCAGGACATTCCGGTTTATGGCTCGGTCTACCCGGCCCTGGAGGGCAGCATTTTCGACTGGCGTGGTGAATTTCCGAAGCCGGACATTCCCCAGGTCGGCCGTGACGATATCGTCCAGCGCCAGACCGGCGCCTACCTCGCCACACGCCTGAGGCCGACCGACGATCTGTCCGTGATCCTCGGCGGGCGGGTCAGTGATTTCAAGGGCAGCGACCACCTCGACTACACCGATACCGACACTCCGGACACCCGCGATCGTTACCGCCAGAGCGGCGTGATCACACCTTATGCCGGGTTGGTCTACGACCTCGATGACACCTACTCGCTGTACACCAGCTACACCAACATCTATCAGCCGCAGATGAGCAAGGACGCCAATCGCCAACTGCTCGATCCCGTGGAAGGCGACGCCTACGAAGCCGGCCTCAAGGCTGAATATTTCGGCGGACGGTTGAACGCTCGTTTTGCGCTGTTCCGCATCGAACAGGACAACCTCGCCGAGTACGTCAGTGGCGTCGATACCGAGTCGGTGTACCGCGCGGTGCAAGGCGCGACCACCAAGGGCTTCGAAGTCGAAGTGGCCGGTGAAGTGCTGGACGGCTGGAAACTCTCGGCCGGCTACACCTACAACCACACCCGCGACGCCCAGGGCGATGACGTCTATGGCTCAGTGCTGAAAACCACTGCGCCAGCGCAAGTGGTGCGGGTGTTCAGTACGTATCGGTTGCCCGGCGCTTGGGACGACCTCACCGTCGGCGGCGGGGTGAACTGGCAGAGCGAATTCTTCGGTAATGTGTTCCAGCCCGACCCCAGCGGCAGCGGCCAAAATGCGCGCATCACCCAGGACAGTTATTACCTGGTGGATGTGATGGCGCGCTACCGCTTCAACGAGCATTTGAGCACCCTGCTCAATGTGAAGAACCTGTTCGACAAGACCTACTACACCGGCCTCGGCAACTTCGGCACCGGGTTTTATGGGGAGCCGCGCAGTGTGCAGCTGACGACCAAGTGGGATTTCTAG